A genomic region of Camelus ferus isolate YT-003-E chromosome 11, BCGSAC_Cfer_1.0, whole genome shotgun sequence contains the following coding sequences:
- the ZP4 gene encoding LOW QUALITY PROTEIN: zona pellucida sperm-binding protein 4 (The sequence of the model RefSeq protein was modified relative to this genomic sequence to represent the inferred CDS: deleted 1 base in 1 codon), with amino-acid sequence MRWLQSVWLCLPLSLALSGQPEPRGPGDPGAPHCGPEGFLFTGNLSLEAAAPPALVAWDQRGLLHRLRNDSDCGTRVGTGPGSSVLVEAAYGGCYVTQWDTHYVMPVGVEEADAAGRRVVTKTQLFKCPVALPARDVPNAGVCDSIPAWDRLPCAPSPSTRGDCERLGCCYDAEEENPCYYGNTVTSHCTQDGHFSIAVSRNVTSPPLLLNSVHLAFRNDSECEPVMVTHTFVLFQFPVTACGTTKQVTGNQAVYENELVATRDVRTWSQGSITRDSVFRLRVGCSYSVSSSAFPASIQVLTLPPPLPEAQPGPLTMELRIAKDSHYGSYYAAGDYPVVKLLRDPIHVEVSLRGRADPSLGLRLQQCWATPGASALLQPQWPLLVKGCPYAGDNYRTRLVPVREAPGLPLPSHHQRFSISTFSFVDSVSKQALKGPVYLHCSAAVCQPAGAAPCRVTCPAARRRRRSEGPLQNSTACISSEGPMILLQATRDPAEELRAPVDARALWVAGLSGTVIVGAALGALSASCLAIRKWR; translated from the exons ATGCGGTGGCTGCAGTCCGTCTGGCTCTGCCTCCCGCTGTCCCTGGCTCTGAGCGGCCAGCCTGAGCCCAGGGGGCCCGGTGACCCTGGTGCCCCCCACTGTGGGCCCGAGGGCTTCCTGTTCACAGGGAACTTGAGCCTGGAGGCGGCCGCTCCTCCCGCCCTGGTAGCTTGGG ACCAGCGCGGGCTGCTGCACAGGCTGCGGAATGACTCTGACTGCGGCACCCGGGTCGGCACGGGCCCCGGCAGCTCTGTGCTGGTGGAGGCGGCCTACGGCGGCTGCTACGTCACCCAGTGG GACACACACTACGTCATGCCGGTTGGAGTGGAAGAAGCGGATGCGGCCGGGCGCAGGGTGGTGACCAAGACACAGCTGTTCAAGTGCCCTGTGGCTCTCCCGG CCCGAGACGTCCCTAACGCTGGCGTCTGTGACTCCATCCCAGCGTGGGACAGGCTGCCGTGCGCTCCCTCGCCCAGCACCCGAGGAGACTGCGAGCGGCTGGGATGCTGCTACGACGCTGAGGAGGAAAATCCCTGTTACTACGGAAACACAG TGACCTCACACTGTACCCAGGACGGCCACTTCTCCATCGCCGTGTCTCGGAATGTGACCTCGCCCCCGCTGCTCTTGAATTCTGTGCACTTGGCCTTCAGGAATGACAGCGAGTGTGAACCCGTGATGGTGACGCACACCTTTGTCCTGTTCCAGTTCCCCGTCACTGCCTGTGGCACCACCAAGCAG GTCACCGGAAACCAAGCGGTGTATGAGAACGAGCTGGTGGCCACCAGGGATGTGCGAACTTGGAGCCAGGGTTCTATCACCCGAGACAGTGTCTTCAG GCTCCGCGTCGGCTGCAGCTACTCCGTGAGCAGCAGCGCTTTCCCGGCGAGCATCCAGGTCCTCACCCTCCCGCCCCCGCTGCCCGAGGCCCAGCCCGGACCCCTCACTATGGAACTTCGGATCGCCAAAG ACTCGCACTACGGCTCCTACTACGCAGCCGGTGACTACCCGGTGGTGAAGCTGCTCCGGGACCCCATACACGTGGAGGTCTCGCTCCGCGGCAGGGCGGACCCCTCCCTCGGGCTGCGCCTGCAGCAGTGCTGGGCCACCCCCGGCGCGAGcgccctgctccagccccagtgGCCCCTGCTGGTGAAGGG ATGCCCCTACGCGGGAGACAATTACCGGACCAGACTGGTCCCCGTGCGGGAGGCCCCGGGCCTGCcgctcccctcccaccaccagcgTTTCAGCATCTCCACCTTCAGCTTTGTGGACTCGGTGTCGAAGCAGGCGCTCAAGGGACCG GTGTACCTGCACTGCAGCGCCGCCGTCTGCCAGCCCGCTGGGGCGGCACCCTGCCGGGTAACCTGTCCCGCTGCCAGGC GGAGAAGGCGCTCAGAGGGCCCCCTTCAGAACAGCACGGCC TGCATTTCCAGCGAGGGCCCCATGATCCTGCTCCAGGCTACTCGGGACCCTGCAGAGGAGCTCAGGG CTCCGGTGGACGCCCGCGCGCTGTGGGTGGCTGGCCTCTCTGGAACCGTGATCGTCGGAGCCGCCTTAGGGGCCCTGTCCGCGTCCTGCTTGGCCATCAGGAAGTGGAGATGA